The Thermotoga maritima MSB8 region TGATGAAGGAATCATCGTCTCGGGCAGTGAGGATCTTGAAGACAAGGTGATCGCTTATTCAAACAGAGAGATCAAAACGGGATTGATAGCAAGCGGGGACGCCTTTGTGACAGTGAAGGAGAAAGCCGAGGAGATAAAAAGAAGAACGGGAGCCCTCTGTGTCGATATGGATTCCGCCGCCGTGGCAAAGGTGTGCTATGAAAACGAGAAAAAGTTCCTCGCCATAAAGACGATCGTTGACATATGCGGCAGAGAAACGGAAGAAGAGTTCAGAAAAAACTACGAGAGATACGGCTTTCTCTCCAACCTGATCCTCCTCGATGTTCTGAAAAAGTGTGTCTTCTAAGCGAAGACCGCCGAGAGGGCTATGGAATAAAACTTCGTTTCTTCCGAGTCTGCACGTGATGTGAGAACTACAGGGACTTTCCCACCAAGAATGGTAGACGCGGA contains the following coding sequences:
- the mtnN gene encoding 5'-methylthioadenosine/S-adenosylhomocysteine nucleosidase, producing MILVLGVFKIEVEPMLKEMEVLEKGRLLKRYYQRGVVGRNEVVVSYGFIGKVEAALVTQAFLDRFNIDAVFLTGNAGGLEGVEVGDVVIGDSYVEYDFETALGDEGIIVSGSEDLEDKVIAYSNREIKTGLIASGDAFVTVKEKAEEIKRRTGALCVDMDSAAVAKVCYENEKKFLAIKTIVDICGRETEEEFRKNYERYGFLSNLILLDVLKKCVF